The stretch of DNA GTTATTGATAAAAAAGGGTTGCTTCTTTTTGATAATAACTAAGTTGTAGATactttgatttttattattctaCTGTTAATACATACTTGAAACACAACTAGCTTTTGTGCGTTTTTAGCTTCTCCAGGCCGGGTTCTGATTTTCTGTTATAGAAGGCCtggtttttttagttttcttggTCTGCTTTTGGTTGGTTATAGGGAGGTTGTATAGGGGCATGTTTTGGGTGGTTTCTGGCGCTGGTTTTTTGGGGTAGAGCTTCCCTTTGCTCTTTGCTTAGGAGTTTTGATTCATCATTATTGCAATGAAGCACCAACACATGACATTGTTATTAATGttatcctaattttttttttatagttttttcttATCCTAGTTATTTTTCTCAGTGTAGTGAAAATGATGGCGTTGCCGTATGAAGAAGCACAGCGAAtaaaaactaaagaaaataaaaaaaaagatggaCAAACTAATTTCTCTCTCTCGATCCCTTCGCGAATCCTCACCGGTCAGTAATAACCTATCGATCTATTTGTTGTTAGGTTtttagtttgttatttttaccACCTAGGCTTACTTAGCACGTAGTTTTACAGAATGTTAGTTCtatatgaaaattgaaaaagcaTTTCAAAAAACAAGAAAACTGAATTTTATGATCAAAAGATAAAGGTATCATTGCTAAAAAAActgaatactttttttttaatctaatgtttgttttgttgacTAACTATTTTGTTATGATTATTTTGCAAGCCAAAATTTGTTGTTAATGATGAAGACCACAAATAATATCCTTAAGAGTATTGCAAAGAAATGGAGGACTGTCAAATCtcgattattttaaaataaattataaatgggATTTCACATTGGAGGAAAGTCTTCGCAATTATCCCCGTTCTTTTGATCAAGATGATTGGGATACTTTTGTCCAATATAAGCGGAAGCCAAAGACATTGGTAATCATTCTTATGCGTTTACATAACTATGAAAACAATTAGCATTTTTtagatgaaaatgtttttcatcATGTGTTCACCGTCGTGATTTATTATCAATGCAGGAGATGGCACGAAAAAATGCAGCAAATTGAGCAAAGCTAAAGATGAAGCATTCACTAGGAACTAAATCGATTGCAAGGACACAACATGAGTTGGTAGGATTCACTCAATCTATTATTGATTGTACACTTAATTGCGTAAGTACTTATTATATGTATTTACTTGTAGGAAAAAAGAGATGGTAGAAAATATAGTTGGGCAGAAATGTTTGGAGTTAGTCATAAAAAGTCTGATGGGTCATTTGTCAATGACGAggctaagaaaaaaaatgtaagtgCAATATTGAAACTTTCTTATCTCATATCTCACTTGAATACAATTTTAATATTGAAGGTAGCTTAGGATTCGTGAATGGAATATGGTAAAGTTATAGGATTGATTTAGTGATGATTGAGTTCAATTTTGTTCTATCTGTTGCTGCTACAATTATATTGAGTGatgattaattattaattactttTAGTGATGATTGAATTCAGTTTTGTTATATATGCCAATACTGCAATTATATTTGCTGCTACTGCAATTATATTGAGttcaattttgttatatttgctGCTACTTTCAGTTTTGAAGTTATATATATGGCTTCAGTTGTTTTACTGGGCACATGGTGTTGTTTTGTGTGGTGTGGCCTCTTCAGTGCCTTAAGTGCTAGTTTGaatgaaattcattttcataatCAGGACCAATTGCAAGCTGAAATTGCAAAGACTCATTTAGAGAATGAAGCATTTGTGACAGTCTTTGGAAAAGAACATGGCGGATTTGCTCGTAGTATGGGACTTGGAGTAACACCATCTCAACTCACTACTACTCGCTCTGCAAGATTGACAACTTCCTCTGAGGCTAatgagaagatgaaggaaaTGCAAGCTGAAATTGATTCACTTAAGGACAAGGCTTCACAATTTGATATCTTAAAGGAGCATGTTGCATTCTTATTGCAAATGCATAATTCTAAGGAAAATCAGGTAAATTGTTTGAGACTATTGTTGACTGAAAAATATTGAGTTGTGTTACATGTGTATGATAGTAAGATTagtagataattttttttttggtacatgattagtagataaattttaattaagtattaAATGCATTAAGTGACTTACTAGCCTCTTAAAGAAGTGTTATTCATAATAGTGCACTGGAGTGTTTTCtgcaggttttttttttttttgctttaacCGCAGTGTTGtttgttagtttttctcctGTATTGGTTTATTTGTTGTTGCTGCTCTGTTTTCTCTTCCTATGTCGGTGTTttgttggttttgtttgttCTATGCCGGTGAGCCTGCTACTGTACAATTTTATCTAGTAGTTGCTGGATGTAGTTTAGGCGGAATAGTTTGTTAGATGTAGTTCCCTTTTGCTGTTTTGTGTGGGCTGGAGGTTTAGGCTCTCGCCGAGCTTATTGTTCCAGGCCTGTATATCTTTGATTCCCTACCATTGGCATGTCTGACATGCCTTGGTTAGTggttataataattttgttgttaaaaaaaagtgactTACTAGCATTATTCGATCATTTATTTGATGTGCTTCGAAAAGAGATGCCGCTATGTTATGTTTGAAGGAATCTAATATATACTTATGTTTTTTCAGGTTACTGAATAAGCAAGTCAAGAGATGGTAGGTGTTTTGAGTAGAGCTAACACTAATTAATGATCATCAAGCAACATCACATACTATAGGgaatatttagatattttgtgAACTTATATTGATGTAATGCTTTGTATATGTTTAGCCACTCTACTAATATTTATGTTTGAACTACATTAGTTTTTCGCTTTTGGAGTTTCAAATACTTTAATTAACTTTTTGATGTATGGATTGTCAATATTTGAATGAATGAGATTAACGCAACGCTTATTTAATAAGCCATAACAgtaaataaaacattttttattaatcttaAACTTTGGACTGTCTGATTTTGATCAGACGGACTGGACGCGGCCGACTGCACTGCAGTCACTAAATATTCATGACTGCACTGAATCCAAATCGACACCAACCCCAATCCATCTCGTCTCACACCATACCTTGCCCTATATATCTAGCTCTTTCCTTTTTTGATGTATGaacctttatattttttttggtctcgGTTTTAAATCCGTACTCCTTGGAAGCTTTTAAAATGTGCAATAATGTTTCAGTATAAACATGTCCCCCAAGATCCACCACTGGAATCGTCTTGCCGAAAAGTACAGAAATTGTGTCGGGTCTACTTTCTGGAGGTTGAACATAAGATAAAGGTACTGAAGAATGAAGATTAAACCAACTGGAGACAAGAATGTTATTCATATTCTTTAATACCTAGATCTCCTGAATGTATATAAATATGACAATGACAATTTTCTTGGGGGCTATTACTTCATGCTTTCTATGTTTATATATAGTGTACAAAGCTATGGCAATTTGTGTCGTCACTTGGTTGCCTTTTTCTcaacccttaatttttttataaacaaataaattataataaaaaacaaccaaataattcactacaagaaaatgaatgaattttaataaaaaagaacatGATTGATTTAATTccgtataaaaaaataaagcataTTTGCTAGCACAAGTGAGACAAGTTACAGAGGACCAGGTTGATCATGGGAGCCTCGGAAAATTATTTATACGCAACATTGTTTTGTTGATAAGATAAATGACCTGTAATGTAATTTTGtcatcctaatatgttaacttagtattaaatgcatttataatcttctcttatattctaagcttattgTGATacgctaaccctaaacctaatatTTTTTCCACTTATTTTCCCTATCTTTTTATTgcaattttaaatttacaaaatattaaatttgtctaCGGTGGAAATCAAATCTGCATCCTTGACttacaataatatttttttaaaatactttttaatattacaatatttttttgtttagacCCGTGCAAAGTTCTAGTATGTCATAATTTTCTCCAACATGGACATGGCATCGAAGGCTCTGTTGGCGGGCTTTTTTTTAAGATAACacttgataatttattttgcaAATTAAGCTAATTGAATAtctaatacttttttttattgaaacacaataaaaaaaaaaatcatttctaCTAATATGCAATTGTTCaagaaaaatagatgaaaattgcttgaaaaaaaagagaaatagaagataaaaaaatattgattccGAGAGAATACACTCatagacaaaaaatatttgatgttgaattaaaaacataaacttTGAAAATCTGTTTGATTTAATAagaattctataaaaaaattgatgatggGTTTTTGAACTTTGAGGTAAAAAGAAAAGTCATTTCAACCAATAATTTTTGGATGTTTCTTTTCGCACTCCCTAGCTTTCTCGTGTGCCCATTGAAATTCAAACATACCTCCTTCGCAAGATAACTAGCTAATGTTAAACTGGACAAAAATCTGAAAAAACACAGTTTTCTACTTAAATAGCGAACTTACTATTTCTTCACCccctataaaaatatttttataaggttcgcgCTAGTTAAAGTCCAAACTcagaaaattgtgttttttcatattttcaCCCCTTCAATACTCACTAGTTATGTTGTGAAAGGGATACTTTTGATAGATCAGAGGGCGCGCAAGATAGTCAACGGACGGAAAAAGAAACactcataatttattttggttttggAACCTTGGCCTTCTTTTAAGAGCCCAAgatgttttatttaattttgttggtCTACTATTATTCTTGGATTTATTTGGGCCacttttttataagtttatttatGATGTTTTCTTTTCTGACCCCATATTTCTTTTATATTccatgaatttccaattttatcttctaaaaaaatttcggttttttgaattttttttgccttgaaaaaaaatttcggtttctaaaaatcgaaatttactctgaatttgcactagaaaatattcggtttctgcgaaccgaatttttctacaagggcaaaattagaatattgggGATATAAAAGAATCATGTGCGATcgaaagagaaaacatctttatttatttatactttgaGAATTTCTTTGCAATTTTAGATAGAATGAGGGGTGAGAGTTTTGGAAGGTGGAATATAGAGAAAATAATTTGgaaatttttcatattttttgaaaaagtgtTTTTGTAAAGAATATGATAAACTAACGTAAGTCCTGGCAAAGAGataaactaacataacattgtaatatactaacaactgacaatttgccattcaaaaaaaaaaaaactccaaaaatcTCCTCCAATACAATTTTTGAATTCCTCCAAATTaggataattttatattatgaatgaaaattaATACCTCAAAGCTCTCCTCTCCTACGGTCGTCTATTCTTTACACTTGCCCCTTCATTCTTCAAACTTGCAaacaaagcataaaaaaaaatagaagggaaaaaaataaaacaattttcgAGGTCCAATTTAGCAGCTCATGTGTCACAATTGAggggaaaaaataaaacaaaattaatatattttaaaatctaaattttaaatcaaatacataattttttatcaattcactttttatttataattcgAAATAAAGGGAGTAACACTCTATAATGATCTCAATTGAGGGAAAGGTGGAAAGAAGGGTTTCAAGACATATGTATCAGGTAGAAAAGTGGAAAATATGGAAATGTATGAAAAATACGATGTCGATACTTTTTCTCTTGAAATCTTATGCATAATGGTAGTGGTTAATTAATCTATTGAAGAGTTGACCTCTCTATAAATATTTTCACCAAACACTTAATAAATATGGATAACTTATCAATTGCGCAATTTCAACTCGACATGCATTCATATTAGATAATAGGAATTAAAAATGTTTAACTATTTGTGCCGACTGCAATTGGTCTTAATAGTTACCTATACCACGATAATATCATTATTAGAGAACTAGGAACTTACCCGTGCATCCGCACGGGACGCGCGTTCTGCACGTTAATGTTATGTGATTTTTACAgtcattaatttatattatatagaacTGTGTAACGAAATTTGATAAAAAACGTATATTGAAATGAACATGACatggataaataaattagtCTGAAACAATTTGAATAATAAGAGTAATTGAATAcaattaaaattacattaaagtgacaaaatataaaattgttttgCATAATTACATAAGTTTTAAATAGTAGTATATTAATTGGAACAATAGTATTAACGATAGAAAAGGTAATAAATCCATGATGAAATTTCATTATAATATTGTGTCAATTATATTGGATAAGTAAATCGCAagtattaatataaattttggGTACACAAAGTTTTGAGTTGATaatgtattttgattgataGATAAGTTgcaatagacaaaaaaaagaaacaggaaaaaacataacataacattaaagataaaaacaatacattgaaaaaaaaatggaaatattgATCCATAATTAGAATATTAGATATGATTGACAATAAGTAAATTTGTTTGCATAATTCCATCACTTTTAAACTCAAGAAGATTTCCGGCCACAATCTTGTTCACTTCACAAAAAGTAGACCAGCCGTCGACTAACTTAGCAGTTAAATCATCCTCCTTGTTGATTTGTAAATTGCAAATGATTACTTGATCTAAAGGTCCACAAAGTTTTAGTGTAGTGTGATTGGTCATTGAGAGAAATTCGGCAAAATTATCAGATAGTAcctatggaaaaaaaataaatatttagtaTATAATCAAAAGTTTTAGATAAATTGCTAACAACAGGAAAAAGTAgttaaaataatgataaaatacCATTTCATTTGATGTTGTGTTTTTTAGATCCATTGGAATTTCAAAAGATCGATAGTTTCCAGATTTCATACCAAAACTATGAAATTCTGGAAAATCAGATGTTggaatatttgttaaaaaatcaATAGGAATTAATAGAAAGGTACTTTCACCATAGTACACCATAGTAATATTTTGATTTCCATCCCATTTATAAAAGGTCCTTATTGCTGTCCAACCATTTGTAAGCAAAGGTTGTGTTATGGACATGTTGAACTCAGCTTGGTGTTCCTTCCCATTACCATCGACCAATTTCCATGTATTTTGAAGTTCATTGAAAAATTCACCAACAAAAAAAGGATCTAGTTCTGCGTAAttctgaaaataataataaaataaatattaggtAGAAATATTAAATTGTAAAAAACAAAAGGATTTTTCTGATACGAACCTGATAGGGTACATCAACGGTCATAAACAATGCTTTACTACTTCTTCGAAAGattggaaaaaaatttgaagcCATTTAAATGTAATAAATGTGAGTGTTTAGTTATAAAGATATAAATTTCAATGTGATGATGAAAAAAGGTGTTAATATATAGGGGTTGGCaaacatgatatgatatataTGGTAAACTGACAGGAACACATGTATTTGTCctattgtttttaaatattaaaaaaaatatagtaactCAATGGTTTAGTCAGTGTAaggaataaaatatatttgcaGATAATAAAATCCAATAGATATGTACGCATGTATTTGACAAACTTCAAATTTAAATGTTACTCCCTCAGGtcatatatatagatatataaggaacacattgaggaaaaacacacatattaaagaggcttatttttttttattaaaatttataaaatgttatgttttattacaaaattaaCTTTAAGAATGTGTCTGTGTAATTATTTGATTACATTTGGATAAGTTGCactttatacaatttaataagggtatataacGGATTAtcaatttaataaagaataaatttaaagagtgtttcttaaaaaaatgaccaacttttttttcaaagtgttcgtTATATATATGACCGGAGGgattattatgaaaaatatttgataatattACAAAATTGATTGGGCTTTATATTATGGCCCATTTGAAACAATTTGTAAGcccacaataaaaaaaatgtaattttaaagTCCTTAATTCTGAATGAAATGTTAAGTTTGCCAGTTGTTGCAGTTGTTTGGGCAGAGCCAATTTCATGAACAGCTCCAATGACATATGATGAAATAAGAAAGTGTATGTCATTGATAGTTGCCGTTGAACATATATTTAACGATATATTTAAAAGTCATATTGTGACGGAAACAGTGACTTACCAACCAAGATATCTTCAGgaaatttcaaagattggaTTTCCTCAAATTTCTTGAACTTAAAAGCTGAAACGGGCATGTTGGGAATATCTTTTGCCTGAACTGATGTCCCAGATATGAATAGCATCTTATAAGCATGAGGAGTAAGTTTAAACTTATCATCATTGGGTTGAACCCTAAAATTGGTCATAGTAAATGTTTTTAGCTTCATGAGTTCAGCTAGTTCGTCTGTCCTTTTCTTATACTCTTCTGGTCCAATCATAACGTGAATAGAATCACCCTATTATGATGTTATGAAAATATCATTGTATGTCCTTCTCTCAAAAGATGCATTAAATCGAAATAATAAAGTGGTTAGACCTGGATATCTCTAATAATCATTTCAGCATACTCTTTGGAGTATCTGGTAGTAGTCCAAATATCATCAACTTTGACGGCAACTTTCCAAACTTCTTTCTTGTCATTGATGTCTTTGATGTTATCCACACCTCTTGACATGGTTTCGGGATCTGTCAACCGAGTAGTTTTATacgtgttaaaaaaaaaacctaaaggTATAACATCCATATTTCACCAGATCTGGACATTGTATAACAAAACATTAAACATATAATTGTGAAAACATGTAACTTTGTCAACTTAAAGTAGGAGGTGACAGATGTCAAAATACAACACATAAAACATGCATTagtaagagaaaaaaaatattgaaacatatTGAAACACAGAAAACATGCATATTTTACCAGATCTGGACATTGTGTAACAATACATGAAAGCCATACTTGTGAAAACACATAAAACATGCACTCgtaatatataaaaacatattGAAACATATAGAAAGGCCCAAATGAATAAGTTTAAAAGTAGTAAAATATTGTTACTTGCGTTCgtgttcagaagataaataGATGATGAACCTGAAAACAATAGAGTTGAAGAAGATTagtagaaaatataaaagagttTATCAATATATGACTCTTAGAGAGTAAGTAACATACTAAAGGAGTCCAAATGTTTGTTTTCGAAGAAGTAAGAAAGTTTGTATATAGCAAATGTATTGGAAAGTGTTAATGTGAGTCCCATCAGTTCAGGCAagagtaataaaaaatattaaacttcaGTACTTTCAGtaaaaaaactaatttggataAAATTTTGAAGTCCTTGTGAAGTGAAATGTGAAGAGTAAGTGATTAGTCTTTATTGTCCTCAATAATACTAACGTGGAAGCCTAAATTGAAAGgttagtaaaataaaatcctCAGTATCTTATTTTCTCAAGTTATATCTGGATATAACTTAGAACCATTTTACCTTCTTTTGTTTGAAATTCAATTCACTAATCCTTTTAAGGTGATTAAGAAATATGAAATGTGATTGAAAGATTTGACAAAATGGCCAAGAACATCGGCATTAATATTGTCAAGAAAAGGGGAAGAAggaaacaaaaaattcaaatcaaatagTAACAATTTATCATTACTctcattatatttttcttttaaagaagAAAACACAAATTTGGTGTCGTTTTGTTTTGTGTCTGTAATTAGAAGGCATGGTCAAAGGTTAACGAGACTAACAACAAATTTAAACTGATATAACTAATCAAGGTGATTAGCTCAAATAGTtaacaaataaacaaattaaattccTTGTTGCGTGTAGAGAAAATCTCACTCACATTGTCTTTTTGGAAAATGGTTTATGGAGATATTTGGAAAAGTTTGTTTGAACTTATCTGATGAAATATATActtacataaatataaatatatacttaATCAGACCTTAAGTGtacacatcacttatttataattttttaatagtagtacctaataagtactcaatcccttaAATCCAACGAttcttaaaaaattttaaataggtCCCACCAATAACACATCTAACCAATAAGTCTACAACAttataaatgggtcccacaaaaaataatataggtATCAAATCTTATTTTAGAACTAgcacttattaggtactattttgattttgctccaatgagagtacctattaggtgctaatacttaaaaaaaataacacccaCCATTGAAGATGGTCTTACATAAAGGACTTATTTTCATGTGAATATGATTCGCTTAATAATTACATTAATAATTACATGGACGTTCATATGTAAGGCTTTtgatttaaattcaaaaaatttcatatcttaacctttttatttttattttttacttttatagaAAGACTCCTCATATTTAAGATGTGCGAGTCTAACTATTTGACAAAAGAGAAGacatactaatactaataaaaattttcacaaatagaaataatatttttagatttttaaaaacataataagCATATTTTTATTGGTTTCTATATTTTCAAAGTTTACAAATTACTCCCACTACTCTTTAAAATGTTGAATTGGTCCCtcaactttttgaaattttaaacttcacccaaatcttaaatattcaaACAAAGTTAAGAATGGAGAATTTTATTATTCTATCCAAACAATAAAACTTAGAAATGAAGAGTgtgtttttttgaagaaacaaaaaaaggattatttaattaattgaagTATTTGAACCTCGTGTAATTCTAATTTTTCTAAAATGGATTGAACCCGTCAGATTGACCTGTTTATTTCTAATAGAGTAGAGATAAGTCATATAATTCACACaatctatttttcaattttctccTACATAGAGTAGAGATAAAAGTCATATAATTTAATCACTCAAttgatgaaaattttattttagtttatatatttttagatgaTGAATAATGAATGTTTGAAAGATAACTTTTATATTTTAGCGAAATCATTAGTTACATATTTTAGTTTCATTAAATTGGCTTatgttcactttttttttgttgtcatatgcaacctagtggctagaatttcacttttaaagtATTAGGATTCGAACTTCAATTCCTGCATATTGCATGCAATATCCCTAGTTGCTAGAAACTGAACTATGTTCACGGGAACAACTtatgttcaatttatttttcactactttttatattgttttgtgaagttttaaattttataattttttgagaaaaacatTTGACTAATCAAGGCACCACAAAAAATCGAGAGCTTTTaaatcttatcttatcttatacTTGTAATTAGTTGGTCCTAATTCCCGCCCTATTTTAAACTCGTTAATCATCGATGGGGCTGTGATTGTTCCATTTGTATTGTGATTGTTAactaggaaaaaaattatacatttttcTTATTAGCAAATAAATATTACTGTTATGAATACACTAAAATAGTCCAACATCGTTTGGTAATCAAAGCTAAAAGTAGATAATATACAACACTCACACCTTTTAAACCATAAAAACATCTTTTCTACAAAGGACAAAACTGTGACGAGTTAACCCCAAAACGGACAATCTATCAGAGATGTGAACTTG from Trifolium pratense cultivar HEN17-A07 linkage group LG5, ARS_RC_1.1, whole genome shotgun sequence encodes:
- the LOC123883466 gene encoding uncharacterized protein LOC123883466 isoform X2, with the translated sequence MKHSLGTKSIARTQHELEKRDGRKYSWAEMFGVSHKKSDGSFVNDEAKKKNDQLQAEIAKTHLENEAFVTVFGKEHGGFARSMGLGVTPSQLTTTRSARLTTSSEANEKMKEMQAEIDSLKDKASQFDILKEHVAFLLQMHNSKENQVTE
- the LOC123883466 gene encoding uncharacterized protein LOC123883466 isoform X1; translated protein: MSWKKEMVENIVGQKCLELVIKSLMGHLSMTRLRKKIFEVIYMASVVLLGTWCCFVWCGLFSALSASLNEIHFHNQDQLQAEIAKTHLENEAFVTVFGKEHGGFARSMGLGVTPSQLTTTRSARLTTSSEANEKMKEMQAEIDSLKDKASQFDILKEHVAFLLQMHNSKENQVTE